In Vigna radiata var. radiata cultivar VC1973A chromosome 3, Vradiata_ver6, whole genome shotgun sequence, the following proteins share a genomic window:
- the LOC106757353 gene encoding protein PELOTA 1-like, with the protein MKILQKDFAINQTGTAKLMAEEPDDVWVLYNLILPGDVVSADTTRKVHHDSSTKKNTASRVKLTLHLKVTCRDFHKDSSTLRLQGRNLHHNQHVAAGSFHTLSLEPNKPFLLRKNLWQNDAVQTLNDTTRKERTKSNSTSIPDLAVVLFHPHRAEIHLVAEGDNTHCTKVEACPNSRKNGKVSSSVFFRRVLAALVKRVDFKVLRGVVVTSEEFRAFVVSEARKMGIRWIEDNKTSVAVVEDGDSLEKVLSDPAVTGLVKDSRVMAFRELWEMVCNDSGRACYGAEEVERAKEMKAIETLLITDDLYRNEEVGTRQRYDGLVKSVKDGGGKALVYSPMHVSASQLSQLTGVAAILRFPLPDLEVQD; encoded by the coding sequence ATGAAGATCCTCCAGAAAGATTTCGCCATCAATCAAACCGGAACTGCGAAGCTCATGGCTGAAGAACCCGACGACGTGTGGGTCCTCTACAACCTCATCCTCCCCGGTGACGTCGTTTCAGCCGACACCACGCGCAAGGTTCACCACGATTCCTCCACCAAGAAAAACACAGCATCACGTGTCAAGCTCACCCTCCACCTCAAAGTCACGTGCCGAGACTTCCACAAAGACTCCTCCACCCTCCGCCTCCAAGGCCGCAACCTCCACCACAACCAACACGTCGCCGCAGGCTCCTTCCACACCCTCTCCCTCGAACCCAACAAACCCTTCCTCCTCCGGAAAAATCTCTGGCAAAACGACGCCGTCCAAACCCTCAACGACACCACCCGAAAAGAACGTACCAAATCAAATTCCACTTCCATTCCCGACCTTGCTGTCGTTCTTTTCCACCCGCACCGCGCCGAGATCCACCTCGTCGCAGAAGGAGACAATACGCACTGCACCAAGGTCGAAGCCTGTCCCAACTCCAGGAAAAACGGAAAAGTTTCTTCGTCCGTGTTTTTCCGCCGAGTGTTGGCGGCTTTGGTGAAGCGCGTGGATTTCAAGGTTTTGAGGGGCGTTGTGGTGACGAGCGAGGAGTTTCGTGCGTTTGTGGTGTCGGAAGCGAGGAAGATGGGGATACGGTGGATCGAGGATAACAAGACGAGCGTGGCGGTCGTGGAGGATGGTGATAGTTTGGAGAAAGTTTTGAGTGATCCGGCGGTGACGGGGTTGGTGAAGGACAGCAGGGTTATGGCGTTTAGGGAGTTGTGGGAGATGGTGTGCAACGATTCGGGCCGCGCGTGTTATGGAGCCGAGGAGGTGGAGCGTGCGAAAGAAATGAAAGCGATTGAGACACTTTTGATTACTGATGATCTTTACAGGAACGAGGAAGTTGGTACGAGGCAGAGGTACGATGGTCTGGTGAAATCGGTGAAAGACGGTGGAGGAAAGGCTTTGGTGTATTCGCCGATGCATGTTTCGGCGTCGCAACTCTCGCAGCTCACCGGCGTTGCCGCCATTCTCCGGTTTCCTTTGCCTGATCTCGAAGTCCAAGATTGA
- the LOC106758001 gene encoding vacuolar protein-sorting-associated protein 37 homolog 1 gives MFRFWGSQEQQSQDGSSQSQSWYPPSVVSSPSSSRPATPSGSSSSLPQRPSSHVPPSEAAGIIAVLKDKSVDELRKLLSDKDAYQQFLHSLDQVKIQTNLKDELCKENLQLAEENLQKEPRIMELRNQCRIIRTTELAAAKEKLNELEKQKEEMLKLNSPSSLVQRIQESANKTEEESDNLHQHFLDGEIDLGGFLQKYKKLRTTYHKKTLIHLAAKTSTV, from the exons ATGTTCAGATTCTG GGGATCACAAGAGCAACAATCACAGGATGGTTCCTCGCAGTCACAGTCGTGGTATCCACCATCAGTGGTAAGTTCACCAAGTTCGTCTAGGCCTGCTACACCGTCgggatcttcttcttcattaccGCAAAGGCCTTCTTCTCATGTTCCACCCTCCGAAGCCGCTGGAATCATTGCTGTTTTGAAGGACAAGAG TGTTGATGAGTTGCGGAAGCTTTTATCTGACAAAGATGCATACCAGCAGTTTTTACATTCGCTTGATCAGGTCAAGATTCAAACTAAT CTGAAAGATGAACTTTGCAAGGAGAATTTGCAGCTTGCAG AGGAAAATCTTCAAAAGGAGCCTCGTATCATGGAACTTAGGAATCAA TGTAGAATAATTCGGACAACTGAGTTAGCTGCCGCTAAAGAGAAACTAAATGAGCTTGAGaagcagaaagaagaaatgtTGAAACTGAATTCACCATCGTCTCTTGTCCAGAGGATTCAAG AGTCTGCGAATAAGACTGAAGAGGAATCTGACAATCTACACCAGCATTTCCTTGACGGAGAGATCGATCTTGGGGGTTTCTTGCAAAAGTACAAGAAGCTACGTACCACTTACCACAAAAAGACTCTCATACATCTTGCTGCTAAAACATCAACTGTATGA
- the LOC106758002 gene encoding pistil-specific extensin-like protein gives MGFPRALMIIITSLLVGCSSALDESAVIYVGGKVMCQDCTQGWNEWVNGDRPMKGVKVSLTCMDKRSRVVYYTSDTTDELGQYGLSVKKYVYGKELDTKRCSVRLVSSPDNVCNIPTDFGGGKSGVKLNNPTSMYRSFIKYMLNHFYYTTPMCDKPDTEVSDSEPQDHHGPGGYY, from the exons atGGGATTTCCAAGAGCTTTGATGATCATTATTACCTCACTGCTGGTGGGTTGCTCCTCAGCTTTGGATGAATCAGCAGTGATTTACGTGGGTGGAAAAGTGATGTGCCAGGACTGCACCCAGGGCTGGAACGAATGGGTTAATGGTGACAGACCTATGAAAG GAGTTAAGGTGTCCCTAACATGCATGGACAAGAGAAGCAGGGTTGTGTACTATACAAGTGACACAACAGATGAGTTAGGGCAATACGGCTTGAGTGTGAAAAAGTATGTCTATGGCAAGGAATTGGATACAAAACGATGCTCCGTGAGGTTGGTGTCTTCTCCAGATAACGTTTGCAACATCCCCACTGACTTCGGTGGTGGAAAGTCTGGTGTCAAGCTCAACAATCCTACATCAATGTATCGCAGTTTCATCAAATACATGCTCAACCATTTTTATTACACCACTCCTATGTGCGATAAACCAGACACTGAGGTCTCTGACTCTGAACCTCAAGATCACCACGGTCCAGGAGGCTACTACTAA